TGCAGAGGCTCAGCCGCGATCGACAAGCGCCTAGATCGCTATCGCTCAAACAAGAAAAAAGCAAACGAGGACCTCCGTGACCAACGATCAACCAAGCAGTATCAAGCCTGCCGTCCGCGAGATGATCGAACGGCTGATTGCTTTCGATACGACAAGTCGCAACTCCAACCTGGAGCTTATTCATTTCGTCCGTGATTACCTGCATACACTGGGCGTGGAATGCGAGATTGTTCACGATTCGGAGGGTAACAAGGCCAACCTTTACGCGACCATTGGTCCCCGCGACCGCGGGGGCGTCGCCCTATCGGGACACACGGACGTGGTGCCGATAGACGGCCAAGTCTGGAGCGTCGACCCCTGGCGTGTCAGCGAAACCGACGGCAAGCTCTTTGGTCGCGGCACCAGCGACATGAAGAGTTTCATCGCCGTGGCCCTGGCCATGGTTCCCCGCTTCCTGGAGAAGCCGCTCACCATGCCGCTTCACCTCTGCCTTTCCTACGACGAGGAGGTTGGTTGCCTGGGTGTGCGCGGCTTGTTGGAGTTCCTGGAAACCCAGCCGATCAAACCGCGCCTGGCAATTATCGGCGAGCCAACCTCCATGCAGGTCGTCACCGCCCATAAAGGCAAGCTCTCCATGGCCTGCCATGTCCATGGAAGCGAGGCTCACTCCTCTTTGGCGCCTTTGGCGGTCAATGCAGTGCAGGAAGCAGCCAAGGTGGTGATGAAGCTGAGTGAGATGGCCGAACGCAAGGCCAATGAAGGGCCGTTCGATACGGCCTACGACATTCCCCATACCACGGTCCATACCGGCGTGATCAGCGGCGGCACCGCACTCAACATCGTTCCCAAGGACTGCCGTTTCGAGTTCGAGTTCCGCAGCTTGCCGCAGGAGGACACTCAAGCCTTGCTGCGCGAGGTAAAAGGATATGCCCACAACGAACTGGAACCTGCCATGCAGGCCCGCGTCTCGGGCACCGGTATCCAGTTTGAGGAGCTCTCCTCCTTTCCCGGTCTGGACACACCGCCAAACGCCGAGGTCGTCGAACTGGCCAAGGCACTGACCGGAGCCAACAGTACGACCAAGGTCGCTTTCGGCACCGAGGCGGGTCTATTCGATCAGATCGGCATATCAGCCGTCGTTTGTGGCCCCGGCTCCATCGAGCAGGCACATAAGCCCGACGAGTTCATCAGCCTGGAACAGGTTGCCGCTTGCCAGCGCTTCATGGAGCGCTTGCTGGAAAGGCTGCAGGCTTGACTGGCGCGCCATTCTTGCCGACGGCACAAAAAATCAACGCCGTCGTTTTCGATCTTGGCAACGTGCTCATCCCCTGGGATCCGAGCCGGCTTTACCGGAAGATTTTTCCCAGCCCGGAAAAAGTCGACTGGTTCCTGCGGGAAGTCTGCAACGATGCCTGGAACTTGGAGATCGACCGGGGATGGCCCTTTAGCGAGGCCATCGCCGAGGCGATTTCCCGGCACCCGGATGAGCGCGAAGCCATCATCGCCTGGCAAAGCCGCTGGGCAGAGATGCTGGGTGAAGCAGACCCCGATGCGGTCAACCTGCTTCGGGACCTAAAACTGGCAGGCATGCCGCTCTATGTGCTTAGCAACTGGTCGGCGGAGACTTTTCCACTGGCCGAGGCGCTATACCCTTTCCTCGCCTGGTTCGACGGTTTGGTGATTTCAGGCCGCGAGAATGTCGTCAAGCCGGAGCCGGAAATCTACCGGCGTCTTATACAGCGCTGTGCCTGCCCCGCGTCGGAAATCCTGTTCATTGATGACCGTGAGCGAAACGTCGCCGCGGCACGGGATTTGGGTATCACCGCCTTGCTCTATCTTGGGCCGGACCGCTTGCGGAATGACTTGCTTGGGCTTGGTCTGCCCGTTGGCCCACATCAAGCGAAGGAGCGCCTGTGAGCGACCCGGCCATCCAGAAAAAGCCAACCCTCAAACGCGTGATCATCGCTTTGGTGTTGGGTACCGGCGGCGGGTGGGCGGCGCAGATGTTGCACTTGCCGCTGGCCTGGATGATCGGGGCTATGCTGACCGTCACCGTGGCCGCCACTGCCGGGCTTCCAGTCGCCATCCATCCGCTGTTGCGCCAGATCATGGTAGCGGTACTGGGTGTCTTGCTGGGGTCGTCCTTTTCCCCGGAACTGCTCGACCACTTGGCCGACTGGAGTATGACGCTCACCGCCCTGGCCGCTTATTGTGCGATTGGTGGCGGCTTGAGCTATCTCTATTTCCGCTTCGTCGCCAAGTACGACCCGGTGACCGCCTATTTCGCCGGTATGCCCGGCGGCTTGACCGAGATGATCCTGGTCGGTAGTTCGCTGGGTGGCGACGCGCGGCAAATATCCCTGACGCACGCTTCGCGCATTCTGATCGTTATCATGACCCTGCCCTTTGCCTTCCAAATTCTGGAGGGTTACGAGCCTGCCGCCAGACCGCCGCCAGGACCGCCGCTGCTTGAATTGCTCGGCAGCGACGTCGCCATTTTGGTTGCCTGCGGCATTGTTGGCTTCCTGTGCGCCAGGGCGCTCCGTATTCCGGCCGCCGGGTTGGTTGGCCCCATGGCGCTTTCGGCAATCGCCCACTTGAGCGGTTGGACAGCAGCAAAGCCGCCCTTTGAACTGATTGCCGCCGCGCAGGTGGTCGTCGGCAGCGCCATCGGTGCACGCTTTGCCGGCGTCAGCCTAGCGCTGATACGACGCGCGCTCTTCTACTCGCTAGGCGGCACGGCGATCTTGGTTGCGGTCACACTGGTCTTCGCCTTCACGCTGACGCTTGTCACCGGCATCCGCCCGGACGCGCTCGTCCTGGCCTTCTCCCCCGGTGGCCTGGCCGAAATGAGCCTCATCGCCCTGGCGCTGTCTATGGATGCAGCCTTCGTCGCAACGCACCACATCATCCGCATTTTCTTGATCGTGGTGATGGCGCCCATGGCCTTCAGGCTGCTCAACCCCAACCTTAAGGTGACCGAAAAGAGCGGCCTCTAGCTGAACTTGGCCGATAAGCCGCCATCGACGATCAATTCCGTCCCCGTGATGTATTTCGCATCATCGGAAGCCAGGAACAGCGCCGCGTTAGCTACGTCCCAGGCGTCGCCCATGTGGCCCATTGGGCACTGCGCGTCGCGCGCTTCTATCATCTTATCGACGCTGCCTTCGCCATAGTGGCCCTTTAGCGGCTCGACAATCATCGGCGTATTCATCAAGCCCGGCAGGATGGCGTTCGCGCGGATGCCCTTGGGGGCATACTGCAGGGCGATGCCCCGGGTAAAGGGAATGATGGCTCCCTTGCTGGTGTAATAGGTGATGTAGGGTACGCCGGTGTAGCGGATTCCGGCCACCGAAGAGATGTTGACGATCGCCCCCTTGCCCTGTGCTTCCATGATCGGCAGCACGTGCTTGCACGTCAGGAAGAAGGATTTGAGGTTGATATCCATCACCCGGTCCCAATCTTCGACGGGCAATTCAACCGGCCCACGCGTGTCCAGGATACCAACGTTGTTGTGCAGCACATCGACGCGGCCGTAGACCTCCTTGGCGCGCTTCACAAGCGCTTCGACCTGATCGGGCTTGGAGACATCGGCGGCATGGGCCGTCGCCTCTCCACCCTCGCCGCGAATGATCTCGACGGTTTCCTCCGCCGCCTCGGCCCGCAGGTCGACGCAGAAGACCTTGCCGCCCTCGCGGGCATAGAGCGCGGCGGCGGCCTTGCCGTTGCCCCAGCCCGGTCCGCTGGACCCCGCCCCGATCACCAGACAGACCCTGTCCCGCATCCTCTCGCCCATGCCAGAATTCCTCCCTGTTTGTACGGTTGAATGACGCTGACCCAAGTCTAACCCGGAGCCATCGGCCAAGCCCATAGGCTAAGACGGCACAGGGGCGACAGGGGGGCGACATGGGGGCGACATGCGTTCTATGACCGGGAAGCGCACCTCAGGGCTTGCAGGAATCGCAATGAACAACGAAAGTACGGCCCGCGGCGGTAATAGCACGGCCCCTTGGCGGAACCGGTAGACGCAGCAGACTTAAAATCTGCGACCCGTAAGGGTGTGGGAGTTCGAGTCTCCCAGGGGCCACCACGCACCCTTTCAAGCTCCGCCCAACAGCCCGCAAACTCCCGGATTCTGGAATCTTCTTGGCGTAAAACCGCCGTTCAGCCATGATGTGTAAAATTTAACGATAAAAACCGTAGGACAATCGGGAGTTGTTCGCATGCTCAAGCGCGTGACCTTTGAGCCCGGCGCGGTACTTTGCAGGGAAGGTGAGCCAGCCGATGTCGCCTATTTTCTGGAGCGCGGAGAGGTCGACCTGACCGCGTTTGGCGACACGCATAAGATCTTCTCGGGTGATGTCTGCGGCGAAGCGGCGTTGCTCGGCTCCTCCTATCACGCCACCGCCGTTGCGGTGTCCGAGGTGGAAGCCCTGAGCGCCAGTCGCGAGGACCTGTTGCAGATTATCTATACCGACCCGCAGAAGGCCGAGCTTTTCTTCGACTGCGTGATCCGCAAGGTGGCGGCGCTTTACCGTACCCTGGACCGTTTGAAGAACGAACAGACCCAGCCCGCTGCACAAGAGGATCGCCTCGTCGGCTAGCGGCGCCAACCGGACTTGCAAAAGGGAAAGTATCTGACCGAAACTGCGATCGAGCGTTTCGGGTCGGCTGAGGCCGTCCTTCCCAGTTTCAATCTCCTAGCGCGACAGGGATGGCCGTCCGGCAATGGCTGCAGGCGATAAGACACTTCCCCGTATCACGAACCGCCAGGCCCGGCGTTTGCTGCTGGCCGCCCAGGGACTGATGGAACACCCTGGCCGAAAACTCGACCAACCCGGACTGCTGGCTTTGATCAAGCAGATCGGCTTCGTCCAGGTCGATTCCATCAACACGGTCGAACGGGCACATCACCAAATTCTCTTTGCCCGCAATCAAACCTATCGCCAGAAGCAATTGACCCGCCTGCTGGAACGCGACCGGGCCCTGTTCGAGAACTGGACCCACGACGCTTCCATTATCCCCAGCGCGTTTTATCCCTTCTGGCAACGTCGCTTCGAGCGCGAGAGCGAGGCTCTGGCCGCACGCTGGCGCAAGTGGCGGCGCGAGGGTTTCGAGTATTACCTGGAACACGTCTTGCAACGGGTCACCGATGAGGGTCCGTTGATGGCCCGCGATTTCGGCGAGGAAGGCAACAAACCAAAGGGCGGATGGTGGGACTGGCATCCGGAGAAAACCGCCCTGGAGTACCTCTGGCGCACGGGACAACTGGCGGTGGCGCGGCGCGAGGGTTTTCAGAAGGTCTACGACCTACCGGAGCGCGTCGTCCCGCCCGAGCACCTCCAACCCCCGCCCGATCCGGCGGCTTTTACCGACTGGAAATGCCGCAGCGCCCTGCAACGCCTGCACTTTGGCACTTCCGGCGAGATCGCCGCCTTCTGGGGGGCCCTCGCGGCCGACGAGGCGGCGCGCTGGTGCAAGAAAGCTCTGGCCAAAGGTGAGTTGGTGCAAGTTGAGGTCGAAGGAACGGACGGAGGAAAACCCAGGGTCTGCCTGGCCTTCCCGGATCTGTTGGACAGCCTGGACGGTTTGGCGGATCCGCCGGCACGCCTCCGGGTGCTCAGCCCCTTCGATCCGCTGATCCGTGACCGTCAGCGCCTGGAGCGAGTCTTCGGCTTCACCTACCGGATCGAGGTATTCGTGCCGGCGGCAAAACGGCAATACGGCTACTACGTTTTCCCCTTGCTGGAAGGCGAACGGATGGTTGGGCGCATCGACATGAAGCATGATCGGGCGACCGGCACCCTGGGTGTAAAGGCCGTCTGGTGGGAAGCCGGGATCAAGCCAAGCAAGGGCCGTGTTGGAGCGCTTGAAGCGGAACTGGAGCGCCAGCGCCGTTTCACCAAGGCCGAGCGGGTGAATTTTGACGATGGCTGGCAGCGCTGAAATTGAGTCCTTGACCTTCCACCTACTGGAACCCTTATCTAGATGGTTATGAAACGGTTCGTCAGTCTCTTCACAGCTTTTCTGATCGTTGCACCCCTGCTGGTGCAAACGGCGGGAACTGGTTTGCTCAACCTGAGCCCGACGGCATCGGGCAAGGGACTGGCGGTCACAGCAACGATGGACCACACCGCGCATTTGGCAGCCGCAGAGCCCACGACCACGGAAACGACCAGCCCAAGCGAGGGACAGCCACAGCGCCATCATCCGTCTCACGGTGGGCTCTGCGCTCTGTTTTGTGCAAATCCGATGGCGCAGTCCTTGCCTGAATTAAGCGTCGCGGCATTATTTGCAACCCTGCAGAAATGGCGGACTCCGCCACTGTTGTCCCCGTGGCGCGGCTTCGCCGAGATTTCACCACCACCTCCCCGACGGGCTTAGGCCGACAAAAAGTCGGTCTTAATGACAAGGCATTTGCCGCGTACTCTCGGAAGTTCTTGAGAATTCTCGGCGCGTTCTTAGCCCAATCAGTTCGGGAACAAGACCATGACAAACAAACTCAACCTACGACCGGCGAGGGCTTTAGCCCTGGCGCTTGGTCTGACGGCATTGCTGAACGACGCTACCGCGGCCAATGCCGCGCCCTACGAGTTGACGATTGACCCCGTAACGGTAACCAGCGGAGGCGAGTCACGTGCGGCCATTGGCTACAACGGCCAAATTCCAGGACCAACGCTTTACCTGAAGGAAGGTGACGAAGCCGTAATCGCCGTTACCAACAACCTCGATGAAAGCTCATCCGTCCACTGGCATGGCATCATCTTACCGTCCGATCAGGACGGCGTTCCAGGGATCAGCTTCCCGGGAATCGCGCCGGGTGAGACCTTCACTTATCGCTTCCCGGTAAAACAGAGCGGCACCTACTGGTTTCATAGCCATTCGGGGCTTCAAGAGCAGGAGGGAGCCTACGGTTCAATCGTCATCGAACCGAAGACTCCAGACCCCTTCCATTACGATCGGGACTATGTGGTCGTCCTTTCCGATCGTCATCCGGACAAGGCGACAACAATTCTCTCAAACTTGAAGAAGTCGGCCGATTACTACAACCGTCAGCAAAGAACCCTTCTGGACTTCTTGAAGGACAGCAGAGAGAAAGGCACCGCAGCCACGCTTGCGGATCGGCTTGCCTGGGGTGAGATGCGGATGACACCCACCGACATTGCCGACGTCCAGGGGTACGATCTCCTAATCAATGGCCAGACAGCGGAGCAGAACTGGACGGCTGATTTCAACCCCGGGGAGCGTCTTCGTCTACGCCTCATCAATGCTTCGGCTATGACTTACTTCGATGTGCGTATACCCGGCCTCCAGATGACTGTCGTCCAGGCGGATGGCAACAATGTGGAGCCGGTAACGGTGGATGAACTCCGTATCGCAGTCGCTGAAACCTACGATGTGTTGGTCGAACCGAAAGAGGAAACAGCCTACAGCCTTCTTGCCGAATCCATGTCACGCAGCGGCATGACACGCGCGACACTCGCAGCCGGTGGTAGCAGCAGCAGCACTGTTCCGGAAGGTCGCGAACCGCCGCTCCTAACCATGGCGGACATGGGCATGAGTATAGACCACGGCGGCATGATGCAGCATGGGACGGCGCCCAAGAGTGACGACGGCGCCATGAAAATGGACCACGGCGGCATGATGCAGCATGGGATGGCGCCCAATAGCGACGACGGCGCCATGAAAATGAACCACGGCAGCATGATGCAGCATGGGATGGCGCCCAAAAGCGACGGCGGCGCCATGAAAATGGACCACGGCGGCATGATGCAGCATGGGATGGCACCCAAAAGCGACGACGGCGCCATGAAAATGGACCACGGCGGCATGATGCAGCATGGGACGGCGCCCAAGAGTAACGGCGGCACCTTGAAAATGGATCACGGCAGCATGATGCAGCATGGGATGGCGCCCAAAAGCGACGACGGCGCCATGAAAATGGATCACGGCGGCATGATGCAGCATGGGATGGCGCCCAAGAGTGACGGCAGCACCATGAAAATGGATCACGGCGGCATGATGAAGCATGGAGCGTTGCCGGAAGCCTCCGTCTCTGCTGAGGTCGATCCGTTCTATGCGCCCGGCAGTGGCCTGGTACCGACAACGTTTGTCGAAGGCGGAAGGTTCCTGTCCTATGCGGATTTAAAGGCTGTGACGCCGCTCTATGAAAAACGCGAGCCTGTCAGGGAGATCGAAATTAGATTGACCGGCAACATGGAGCGCTACTTCTGGTCCATGAACGGCGTCAAGTACTCCGACGCGGACCCCATCAGACTGCAGTACGGCGAGCGGGTCAGGTTCAAGTTCGTAAACGAAACGATGATGACGCATCCAATGCATCTGCACGGCATGTGGATGATACTTGATAGTGGTAAAGGCGCCCAGAACCCGGCAAAGCATACGATCAGCATTGCGCCGGGCACCACGGTCTATGCAGAGACCGAGGTAGACGCCCCCGGACAATGGGCGTTTCACTGCCACCTGCTCTACCACATGGCCACCGGCATGTTTAACAAGGTCATCGTCGAAGGCGGGCCGCAAGCAGCGCTGCCTGGCGGGGAGGTAAAAGGATGACCCGCTTCATGAACCAACTAAGGATACTGGCAATCACAGCCTTTATCCTGGGCATCCCATCGATCGTTTGGGCCGCAGAAATGGATGCGGGAATTTTCACAGCCATCGATATCGAAGTCCTTGAGTATCGGGTTCAAGAGGGCAAGGACCTAGCCGTCTGGGAGGGAGAGTTCCGTGCAGGCGACGACGACAACAAGGCCGTCCTACGCAGCGAAGGCGAGTACATCGTTAATGGTGACCACGTTGACTCCGCGGAATTTCAACTGCTCTACCGTCGCCTCATCAGTGATTTTTACGATCTGCAAGCCGGTGCTCGTTTCGACTTGGAACCGAACCCGACCCGAGCCTACGCGGTGCTTGGGATTACCGGTTTGGCGCCGCAATGGATAGAACTGGAGGCAAACCTGTTCCTCAATGATAAAGGGGATTTGTCAGCCCGCGTCGAAGCCGACACCGACTTCCTGTTGACCCAGAGGTTGATCCTGCAACCCAAGGCCGAGATCAATTTTGCCTTTTCCGACGACGAGCCTACCGGGACCGGGACCGGCTTCACGACTCTGGAAACCGGTCTTCGACTGCGTTACGAGGTTTCCCGGGAGGTGGCGCCCTACATCGGCGTAAACTGGGAACGCAAGTTCGGAAATACCGAAGATTTAGCCCGGGAAGACGGCGAAGAGTACGACTCCTTTGCCATCGTCGCCGGCGTCAAACTGCTGTTCTGAGAAACCACGACCGGGGCGGCTTAGCGCCGCCCCGGAAACGCTCATCGGGCTCTTTCACCATTTCGCGCAACGGCGCTGAACTTCGCGGTACTCGCGGGGTAAGTCGACCTTCTGCTGGGTCGTCGTCATGGATTCTTCCAAGCGCTTGAAAATCGGCATGACCAGGGCGCGCAGCTGGTTGAGGCTGTCCGCCTTGGCCGCATCGGCGTCTTTGGCATATCTAGGTTCGGTGGGGCGCGGCAGGTTCAGGGAACTAAGCGACTTGTGGAAACGATCCCTGTATTGGCGAATGTGCGTTTGGGCCACCTGCACGTGTTTTGCCTCGTGCTGCAGGATGGCCCGGTAGTTGCAACTTCTTTCAGAGTACTCCTTGGCCACATAGATGACGGGGGTCTCGTAGGCAACCGTCAGTACAACCCGGTTCAGCCAAAAACAAATGCCCTCCCCTTGCGGGTAGTACTTGATCTGCTGTTCCAGCGTCAGCGTGACACCGTGCTGGTGCAGTCCCTGAATAGAACCGGAGAGATCGCCCGATATAATGCCCAGGGCCGCACGGTCCTTGGAGTGATCGATCCTGGCTTTGGGAATTTCGGATTCGACCCTGATATCATATTGCTCACCCGGTATCGCTTTACAAGATGCCGCCTGCGCAGCGTCGGCGCTGAACAGCGCGGACACGCCCGCTGCGGCCACCAGGGTCAGCGACTTGATATATACGTTCCTCATGTCCTGAATTGTGGCACTGGGGCTCTTCTGCTGCACCCGCAAAGTCTCCGACGGGTCGCAAAAGGCCACAGCTTCAGATCTCCGCCCATTGGCGGACCAAGTTGCCGTAGACCTTCTCCAATCGAATCGCCTCCGGGTGCTCCTTTCCCTGCGGCGTGCTACGAATGAAGAAACTGATGGCCAGACCGATATCAAGGAGAGCCTGACGCTGTTCCGGCGACCGAACCAGTGACTGCAACCAAAGGATCGCGACCCGCCGCTCACCCCGTTGCACGGGATTGACCCTGTGCAGCACCGTCGTCGGATATAGCACGATGGATCCCTTGGGAAGCTTCACGGTTTCCGGTCGAATATCGGTATTGAGCACCAGTTCGCCGCCGTCATAATCAGTCGGATCATTGAGGAAGATCGTTGCTGAAAGGTCCGCACGGAACCTCTCTGGCCCGCTCATCAGCGTGTTGTCACTGTGATCGTGGTAGAAGGCCCCCTCGCCATAAAGCGAAAACAAGATGTTGCCTATGAACTTGGGTTGAGTGATCAACCTGATATCGTTGTTGCGCTCCAGGGCTGCCCGTACGATTTCGTCGAGGCCCTTGCGTTCCGGACTGGAAACAGTCACTTCACGGTTGTTTTTTCGTTGGATGTTTGCCTTGCCAGCCGTCCTACCTCCGTCGGAGAGTGGCGCCTTCTCGATCCGG
The sequence above is a segment of the Limibacillus halophilus genome. Coding sequences within it:
- the argE gene encoding acetylornithine deacetylase, producing the protein MTNDQPSSIKPAVREMIERLIAFDTTSRNSNLELIHFVRDYLHTLGVECEIVHDSEGNKANLYATIGPRDRGGVALSGHTDVVPIDGQVWSVDPWRVSETDGKLFGRGTSDMKSFIAVALAMVPRFLEKPLTMPLHLCLSYDEEVGCLGVRGLLEFLETQPIKPRLAIIGEPTSMQVVTAHKGKLSMACHVHGSEAHSSLAPLAVNAVQEAAKVVMKLSEMAERKANEGPFDTAYDIPHTTVHTGVISGGTALNIVPKDCRFEFEFRSLPQEDTQALLREVKGYAHNELEPAMQARVSGTGIQFEELSSFPGLDTPPNAEVVELAKALTGANSTTKVAFGTEAGLFDQIGISAVVCGPGSIEQAHKPDEFISLEQVAACQRFMERLLERLQA
- a CDS encoding HAD family hydrolase, with translation MTGAPFLPTAQKINAVVFDLGNVLIPWDPSRLYRKIFPSPEKVDWFLREVCNDAWNLEIDRGWPFSEAIAEAISRHPDEREAIIAWQSRWAEMLGEADPDAVNLLRDLKLAGMPLYVLSNWSAETFPLAEALYPFLAWFDGLVISGRENVVKPEPEIYRRLIQRCACPASEILFIDDRERNVAAARDLGITALLYLGPDRLRNDLLGLGLPVGPHQAKERL
- a CDS encoding AbrB family transcriptional regulator encodes the protein MSDPAIQKKPTLKRVIIALVLGTGGGWAAQMLHLPLAWMIGAMLTVTVAATAGLPVAIHPLLRQIMVAVLGVLLGSSFSPELLDHLADWSMTLTALAAYCAIGGGLSYLYFRFVAKYDPVTAYFAGMPGGLTEMILVGSSLGGDARQISLTHASRILIVIMTLPFAFQILEGYEPAARPPPGPPLLELLGSDVAILVACGIVGFLCARALRIPAAGLVGPMALSAIAHLSGWTAAKPPFELIAAAQVVVGSAIGARFAGVSLALIRRALFYSLGGTAILVAVTLVFAFTLTLVTGIRPDALVLAFSPGGLAEMSLIALALSMDAAFVATHHIIRIFLIVVMAPMAFRLLNPNLKVTEKSGL
- a CDS encoding SDR family NAD(P)-dependent oxidoreductase; this translates as MGERMRDRVCLVIGAGSSGPGWGNGKAAAALYAREGGKVFCVDLRAEAAEETVEIIRGEGGEATAHAADVSKPDQVEALVKRAKEVYGRVDVLHNNVGILDTRGPVELPVEDWDRVMDINLKSFFLTCKHVLPIMEAQGKGAIVNISSVAGIRYTGVPYITYYTSKGAIIPFTRGIALQYAPKGIRANAILPGLMNTPMIVEPLKGHYGEGSVDKMIEARDAQCPMGHMGDAWDVANAALFLASDDAKYITGTELIVDGGLSAKFS
- a CDS encoding cyclic nucleotide-binding domain-containing protein, giving the protein MLKRVTFEPGAVLCREGEPADVAYFLERGEVDLTAFGDTHKIFSGDVCGEAALLGSSYHATAVAVSEVEALSASREDLLQIIYTDPQKAELFFDCVIRKVAALYRTLDRLKNEQTQPAAQEDRLVG
- a CDS encoding winged helix-turn-helix domain-containing protein — its product is MAAGDKTLPRITNRQARRLLLAAQGLMEHPGRKLDQPGLLALIKQIGFVQVDSINTVERAHHQILFARNQTYRQKQLTRLLERDRALFENWTHDASIIPSAFYPFWQRRFERESEALAARWRKWRREGFEYYLEHVLQRVTDEGPLMARDFGEEGNKPKGGWWDWHPEKTALEYLWRTGQLAVARREGFQKVYDLPERVVPPEHLQPPPDPAAFTDWKCRSALQRLHFGTSGEIAAFWGALAADEAARWCKKALAKGELVQVEVEGTDGGKPRVCLAFPDLLDSLDGLADPPARLRVLSPFDPLIRDRQRLERVFGFTYRIEVFVPAAKRQYGYYVFPLLEGERMVGRIDMKHDRATGTLGVKAVWWEAGIKPSKGRVGALEAELERQRRFTKAERVNFDDGWQR
- a CDS encoding copper resistance system multicopper oxidase; translation: MTNKLNLRPARALALALGLTALLNDATAANAAPYELTIDPVTVTSGGESRAAIGYNGQIPGPTLYLKEGDEAVIAVTNNLDESSSVHWHGIILPSDQDGVPGISFPGIAPGETFTYRFPVKQSGTYWFHSHSGLQEQEGAYGSIVIEPKTPDPFHYDRDYVVVLSDRHPDKATTILSNLKKSADYYNRQQRTLLDFLKDSREKGTAATLADRLAWGEMRMTPTDIADVQGYDLLINGQTAEQNWTADFNPGERLRLRLINASAMTYFDVRIPGLQMTVVQADGNNVEPVTVDELRIAVAETYDVLVEPKEETAYSLLAESMSRSGMTRATLAAGGSSSSTVPEGREPPLLTMADMGMSIDHGGMMQHGTAPKSDDGAMKMDHGGMMQHGMAPNSDDGAMKMNHGSMMQHGMAPKSDGGAMKMDHGGMMQHGMAPKSDDGAMKMDHGGMMQHGTAPKSNGGTLKMDHGSMMQHGMAPKSDDGAMKMDHGGMMQHGMAPKSDGSTMKMDHGGMMKHGALPEASVSAEVDPFYAPGSGLVPTTFVEGGRFLSYADLKAVTPLYEKREPVREIEIRLTGNMERYFWSMNGVKYSDADPIRLQYGERVRFKFVNETMMTHPMHLHGMWMILDSGKGAQNPAKHTISIAPGTTVYAETEVDAPGQWAFHCHLLYHMATGMFNKVIVEGGPQAALPGGEVKG
- a CDS encoding copper resistance protein B, with translation MTRFMNQLRILAITAFILGIPSIVWAAEMDAGIFTAIDIEVLEYRVQEGKDLAVWEGEFRAGDDDNKAVLRSEGEYIVNGDHVDSAEFQLLYRRLISDFYDLQAGARFDLEPNPTRAYAVLGITGLAPQWIELEANLFLNDKGDLSARVEADTDFLLTQRLILQPKAEINFAFSDDEPTGTGTGFTTLETGLRLRYEVSREVAPYIGVNWERKFGNTEDLAREDGEEYDSFAIVAGVKLLF
- a CDS encoding Fe2+-dependent dioxygenase; the encoded protein is MIFTLPNILTAEEVADINRRIEKAPLSDGGRTAGKANIQRKNNREVTVSSPERKGLDEIVRAALERNNDIRLITQPKFIGNILFSLYGEGAFYHDHSDNTLMSGPERFRADLSATIFLNDPTDYDGGELVLNTDIRPETVKLPKGSIVLYPTTVLHRVNPVQRGERRVAILWLQSLVRSPEQRQALLDIGLAISFFIRSTPQGKEHPEAIRLEKVYGNLVRQWAEI